A stretch of Lathyrus oleraceus cultivar Zhongwan6 chromosome 6, CAAS_Psat_ZW6_1.0, whole genome shotgun sequence DNA encodes these proteins:
- the LOC127093787 gene encoding uncharacterized protein LOC127093787, translating to MEEPNKSMDSDDVYYSDELNSSDPDDSCDEERPKYARFRKEHLNKDFIFKWGMEFNTLDDFRAAIREWSVLNGREISFVKNEGDRVRVVCKHKCGFLVLCSKVGHKETFAIKTLVHKHTCARVLNNKSASSKWVAKHVVKRMQTSDTVRIRDIIQDMRQTYSVGITVAKAWRAKLIAKKIIEGDADNQYASIWRYAEELRRVNHGNTVKINVERPSPSIQPRFGSFYFCFDGCKKGFIHGCRPFVGVDGCHLKTKYGGQLLIAVGRDANDQYFPLAFGVVENETKESWRWFIQLLMEDIGQDRRYVFISDQQKGLVAVFEELSDTIEHRLCLRHLYANFKKRFGGGALIRDLMMGAAKATYYQAWVQKMNELKNADPNAWTWLMAVPTKSWCKHAFSFYPKCDTLMNNISESFNATILAARDKPILTMCEWIRKYLMNRLSTSASKLENWPHKVMPIPRRRLDNEVFNSGHWLPTWSIAETFQVTHSYNTHEFIVDIAKRSCSCNFWELVGIPCRHAVAALSYRKQNPDEFVDACYTREKFALCYGFSVSPINGQDMWPEVEMEPPLPSAYKNGPGRPKKIRIRESGEDGARKRRSGVAYKCTKCDNFGHNAMTCKATTQDPNALKRKVIHCDIHFVLHSTFCLTFFIMICIVMTTIHCVLHCRENLKRTCANCN from the exons ATGGAGGAGCCCAATAAGAGTATGGATTCAGATGATGTATACTATAGTGATGAGTTGAATAGTTCTGACCCAGATGATTCTTGTGATGAAGAAAGGCCCAAGTATGCTAGGTTTAGGAAAGAGCATCTAAACAAAGACTTTATATTCAAGTGGGGTATGGAATTCAACACACTTGATGACTTTAGGGCAGCTATCCGTGAGTGGTCAGTGCTTAATGGGAGGGAAATTTCTTTTGTGAAAAATGAGGGAGATAGGGTAAGGGTGGTGTGTAAGCATAAATGTGGGTTTTTAGTCTTATGCTCTAAGGTGGGCCACAAGGAGACTTTTGCTATAAAAACACTTGTACATAAGCACACATGTGCTAGGGTTTTGAACAACAAGTCTGCTAGCTCAAAGTGGGTGGCCAAGCATGTGGTAAAGAGGATGCAAACTTCTGATACAGTCAGGATAAGAGACATCATCCAAGATATGAGGCAAACATATTCTGTGGGTATTACTGTTGCAAAAGCATGGAGGGCTAAGCTAATTGCCAAGAAGATAATTGAAGGTGATGCTGACAATCAGTATGCTTCCATATGGAGGTATGCAGAAGAACTAAGAAGGGTAAACCATGGCAACACTGTGAAGATAAATGTAGAAAGACCTAGTCCATCCATACAACCAAGGTTTGGGTcattttatttctgttttgatggCTGTAAGAAAGGCTTTATTCATGGATGCAGACCATTTGTGGGGGTTGATGGATGTCACTTAAAGACCAAGTATGGTGGACAGTTACTTATTGCTGTAGGCAGGGATGCTAATGATCAATACTTCCCTTTGGCATTTGGTGTGGTTGAAAATGAAACAAAGGAGAGTTGGAGATGGTTTATACAACTACTAATGGAGGACATTGGTCAGGATAGAAGATATGTATTTATCTCTGATCAACAGAAG GGACTTGTGGCTGTATTTGAAGAATTGTCTGATACTATTGAGCATAGATTATGTCTTAGGCACTTGTATGCTAATTTCAAGAAAAGGTTTGGTGGAGGAGCCCTTATTAGAGATTTAATGATGGGAGCTGCTAAAGCCACATACTATCAGGCATGGGTCCAAAAGATGAATGAATTGAAGAATGCAGATCCCAATGCTTGGACTTGGTTGATGGCTGTTCCTACCAAAAGCTGGTGTAAGCATGCCTTTTCTTTTTACCCTAAATGTGATACATTGATGAATAATATCTCAGAGTCTTTTAATGCTACCATTCTAGCTGCTAGGGACAAACCTATACTCACAATGTGTGAGTGGATAAGAAAATATCTGATGAATAGGTTATCCACCTCTGCAAGTAAACTAGAAAATTGGCCACATAAGGTGATGCCAATACCTAGGAGAAGGTTAGATAATGAGGTGTTCAATAGTGGTCATTGGTTGCCAACATGGTCAATTGCTGAGACTTTTCAGGTTACACATAGTTACAACACACATGAATTTATTGTTGACATTGCTAAAAGGTCATGTAGTTGTAATTTTTGGGAATTAGTAGGAATTCCATGTAGGCATGCTGTAGCTGCTCTGAGTTATAGAAAGCAAAACCCTGATGAATTTGTTGATGCTTGTTACACAAGAGAAAAGTTTGCACTATGTTATGGATTTTCAGTAAGTCCAATCAATGGTCAAGATATGTGGCCAGAAGTTGAGATGGAACCACCTCTACCATCTGCATATAAAAATGGTCCTGGTAGACCTAAGAAGATTAGGATAAGAGAAAGTGGAGAGGATGGTGCAAGGAAGAGAAGATCTGGTGTTGCATATAAGTGCACCAAATGTGATAATTTTGGTCACAATGCTATGACTTGTAAGGCTACCACTCAGGATCCCAATGCACTTAAAAGAAAGGTAATTCATTGTGATATACATTTTGTCTTACATTCTACATTCTGTCTTACATTCTTCATTATGATATGCATTGTGATGACAACCATACATTGTGTCTTACATTGTAGAGAAAACCTAAAAAGGACATGTGCCAACTGCAACTGA